The following coding sequences are from one Magnetospirillum sp. WYHS-4 window:
- a CDS encoding extracellular solute-binding protein, giving the protein MPPRFLHGIRSFAAGLFFALAVGGSPPARAAETQGDRQVAVHNWPDYIAPAVLEKFTRETGINVSYSTFSENDELEAKLLSGRTGFDVVFPSATPFFARQVKAGLFQKLDFSKIPNAKGLDREIMTSLEKSDPGNRFAVPYMMYASGFGYNVDLVGRAMPDAPRDSWAMLFDPVVLGQFKECGVSIRDTPVETLSAFLIYKGEDAGRQSITSMRTAMQSLKSLRPFYQIGAQTYIDDLAQGSICVAHGYVGDLVQAREKGRKNTPPQDIVVVIPREGGLFGIDVMAVPADAPHPDAAHAFVNFILRPDIIAEISNETGYANAVPASRERLNPAIANDPAIYVPAHVKAKLTVPPLAGNREYERTQAREWARFRMGRN; this is encoded by the coding sequence ATGCCGCCACGTTTTCTTCATGGAATTCGGAGTTTCGCCGCAGGGTTGTTCTTCGCTCTGGCGGTGGGTGGTTCTCCGCCCGCCAGGGCGGCGGAAACGCAAGGCGACCGCCAAGTAGCGGTCCACAATTGGCCGGATTACATCGCTCCTGCGGTTCTTGAAAAATTCACTCGCGAAACAGGAATAAACGTCAGTTACAGCACATTTAGCGAGAACGATGAACTGGAGGCCAAGCTGTTGAGCGGGCGCACCGGTTTTGACGTTGTCTTTCCCTCGGCTACGCCGTTCTTCGCCCGGCAGGTCAAGGCCGGCCTCTTCCAGAAGCTCGATTTCTCCAAGATTCCAAATGCCAAGGGATTGGACAGGGAAATCATGACGTCGCTCGAGAAATCTGATCCCGGCAACCGTTTCGCCGTTCCCTATATGATGTACGCATCGGGTTTCGGTTATAACGTCGATCTGGTCGGCAGGGCGATGCCGGACGCCCCCCGCGATTCCTGGGCCATGCTATTCGACCCCGTGGTGTTGGGCCAGTTCAAGGAATGCGGCGTCAGCATACGGGATACGCCGGTCGAGACATTGTCGGCCTTTCTCATATACAAGGGGGAAGATGCGGGCCGGCAGTCGATCACGTCCATGCGGACCGCCATGCAATCCTTGAAGTCCTTGCGGCCATTCTACCAGATAGGAGCACAGACCTACATCGACGATCTCGCCCAAGGTTCGATCTGTGTCGCGCATGGATATGTCGGCGATTTGGTGCAGGCGCGGGAAAAGGGCCGGAAAAACACGCCCCCCCAAGACATCGTCGTCGTCATTCCCAGGGAAGGGGGGCTTTTCGGCATCGACGTGATGGCCGTTCCCGCCGATGCCCCGCATCCGGATGCCGCGCATGCCTTCGTGAATTTCATCCTCCGGCCCGATATCATTGCCGAAATCAGCAACGAAACCGGATACGCCAACGCCGTTCCGGCATCGCGGGAAAGACTAAATCCCGCCATCGCCAATGACCCGGCGATCTACGTGCCTGCGCACGTCAAGGCCAAGTTGACCGTTCCACCGCTGGCGGGCAACCGCGAATATGAACGGACACAGGCCAGAGAATGGGCGCGGTTCCGTATGGGAAGGAACTAG